One part of the Paramormyrops kingsleyae isolate MSU_618 chromosome 2, PKINGS_0.4, whole genome shotgun sequence genome encodes these proteins:
- the shld3 gene encoding shieldin complex subunit 3 → MDVVLHYKDHHGILCNLVSRAEGALEHFPRRAIPAFSPWFPSGYDKSLPLKPQRDPPVVSVKDLKEVKGCLQQPEPLVASRITEYAEGLKDFSTSHLEGLRARPWSSAEHINSIHGQETPSSGRTKQRRSWSVFCHGSAFNKNIQPFSKQFQEVVERCHLHLLQRAKWIIRELNCVASSLEHVWTVLLRSMRQSKLPTCNVNIQRDLGQIWVFCDVLYSEYVGQFLRCECQLTGQISLSVHKQGAVFSM, encoded by the coding sequence ATGGATGTGGTGCTGCATTACAAAGATCATCATGGGATTTTGTGTAACCTGGTGAGCAGAGCAGAAGGAGCTCTTGAGCACTTCCCACGCCGTGCTATTCCAGCATTTAGTCCATGGTTTCCATCTGGATATGACAAGTCATTACCATTAAAGCCACAAAGGGACCCACCTGTTGTTTCTGTGAAAGACCTCAAAGAGGTCAAGGGCTGTTTGCAGCAGCCAGAGCCTCTGGTGGCTTCCAGAATCACTGAATATGCCGAGGGCTTGAAGGACTTCTCTACCTCTCACTTGGAAGGTTTGCGGGCACGGCCATGGTCGTCTGCTGAGCATATAAACTCGATACATGGCCAGGAGACGCCCTCAAGTGGGAGAACAAAGCAGAGGAGATCGTGGAGTGTCTTCTGCCATGGGAGTGCATTCAACAAGAACATCCAGCCATTCTCCAAGCAGTTTCAGGAGGTTGTAGAACGTTGTCATCTCCACTTGCTTCAGCGGGCCAAGTGGATCATCCGGGAGCTCAACTGTGTTGCAAGCAGTCTGGAACATGTCTGGACAGTGTTGCTTCGGTCCATGAGGCAGTCCAAGCTCCCAACTTGCAACGTCAACATCCAGAGAGACCTGGGCCAGATATGGGTGTTTTGTGATGTTTTATATAGTGAATATGTTGGACAGTTTCTCAGATGCGAGTGTCAGCTGACTGGACAGATCAGTTTATCCGTTCACAAGCAAGGGGCAGTTTTTAGTATGTGA